Proteins found in one Nostoc sp. NIES-3756 genomic segment:
- a CDS encoding D-2-hydroxyacid dehydrogenase encodes MKLILPIEVAAEIEPHLPSDTKVVLVDSDGKLDGDASDAEVYLSWFFLRSPVLHRVLESAPNLRWHHAPNAGVNHILTPTYLERDLILTNGAGVHAIPIAEFVIAYILSHAKHLPELHALQTERRWQRGFAIQELTDATILIIGAGGIGQAIASRAKAFGTRVIGSRRKPEPLPNFDKVVGADEWRSHLSEADYVVVATPLTPETKGLIDEAALRSLPRHAYLINIARGAIVDEPALIKALTEGWIAGAALDTVINEPLSADSPLWTVPNLFITPHCSGHSPKVKQRSIELFIDNFHRYITNQPLRNVVDKQAGY; translated from the coding sequence ATGAAACTCATTTTGCCCATCGAGGTCGCTGCGGAAATTGAGCCTCATTTACCATCTGATACAAAAGTTGTATTAGTTGATAGTGATGGCAAGCTTGATGGTGATGCTAGTGATGCAGAAGTTTATCTTAGTTGGTTCTTTCTCAGAAGTCCAGTTCTGCACAGGGTGTTAGAATCTGCTCCTAATTTGCGTTGGCATCATGCACCCAATGCAGGGGTAAACCATATATTAACACCTACTTATTTGGAACGTGATCTCATTCTGACCAATGGTGCAGGAGTCCATGCAATTCCCATTGCCGAATTTGTCATTGCTTACATCCTCTCTCACGCCAAACACTTGCCAGAATTACACGCGCTACAAACTGAACGTCGCTGGCAAAGAGGCTTTGCAATTCAAGAATTAACAGATGCAACGATACTCATTATCGGCGCTGGTGGTATCGGTCAAGCGATCGCATCTCGCGCTAAAGCCTTCGGTACAAGAGTAATTGGTAGCCGTCGTAAACCCGAACCACTACCCAATTTCGACAAAGTAGTCGGTGCTGATGAATGGCGATCGCACCTTAGCGAAGCTGACTATGTAGTAGTTGCTACACCCCTCACCCCAGAAACCAAAGGTTTAATTGACGAAGCAGCTTTGCGATCGCTACCTCGTCATGCTTATTTGATTAATATTGCCCGTGGTGCGATCGTCGATGAACCTGCTTTAATTAAAGCACTCACAGAAGGCTGGATTGCAGGCGCAGCCTTAGATACAGTAATCAATGAACCCCTATCAGCTGATAGCCCTTTGTGGACAGTGCCAAACCTATTCATTACACCTCACTGTTCCGGTCATTCCCCAAAGGTAAAACAGCGTTCCATAGAACTATTTATTGATAATTTCCACCGCTATATTACCAATCAGCCCCTACGCAACGTAGTAGATAAACAGGCAGGATATTAA
- a CDS encoding FAD-dependent oxidoreductase has product MSAYQSELGSNSQLELEADVLVIGGGPSATWAAWNAASNGAKVILVDKGYCGTSGATAPSGTGVWYVPPEPQKREAAMASREALGGFLSERRWMERVLDQTYTNLNQLGDWGYPFPVDDEGRPHKRSLQQAHDYMRLMRKKITKAGVQILDHSPALELLVDAAGAVAGAKGIRRQTGERWTVRAGAVVIATGGCAFLSKALGCNVLTGDGYLMAAEAGAEMSGMEFSNAYALSPAFSSVTKGAYYRWATFYYEDGTEIEGAGSQKGRSIIAKVLLTQPVYARLDKATPEDQAMMKSVQHNFMLPFYRMGIDPFTQLFPVTLRLEGTVRGTGGIRIIDDNCATSVPGLYAAGDAATRELICGGFTGGGSHNAAWATSSGYWAGEAAAKYAQQLGNKANQRSVQGIGQAAIATDKASKHSFNPSEVIRNVQAEVFPYDRNLFRTEKGLTASLGRLHDLWQEIRNSEAVSQENAVQAREAAAMVATSRWMYASALERKETRGMHKHLDYPQQDPNQYHRLISGGLDQVWVKTQKLENTRDRELVAL; this is encoded by the coding sequence GTGAGTGCTTATCAATCGGAGTTAGGCAGCAACTCTCAACTAGAACTAGAGGCTGATGTTTTAGTTATTGGTGGTGGGCCGTCTGCAACTTGGGCAGCGTGGAATGCAGCATCTAACGGAGCCAAGGTAATTTTAGTAGATAAGGGTTACTGCGGTACGAGTGGAGCCACCGCACCTTCTGGAACTGGTGTGTGGTATGTGCCACCAGAACCCCAAAAACGAGAAGCAGCAATGGCTAGTCGGGAAGCTTTAGGGGGTTTCCTCTCCGAGCGGCGTTGGATGGAACGGGTATTAGATCAGACTTACACCAACCTCAATCAATTGGGTGATTGGGGCTATCCTTTTCCTGTAGATGATGAGGGTCGTCCGCACAAGCGATCGCTCCAACAAGCTCATGATTATATGCGCCTGATGCGGAAAAAGATTACCAAAGCAGGCGTACAAATCCTTGACCATAGCCCTGCTTTAGAACTACTGGTAGATGCAGCAGGCGCTGTTGCAGGTGCTAAAGGTATCCGTCGTCAAACTGGGGAACGGTGGACTGTACGCGCAGGTGCGGTTGTCATCGCCACTGGTGGCTGTGCTTTCCTCAGTAAAGCCCTTGGTTGTAACGTCCTCACAGGCGATGGTTACTTAATGGCGGCGGAAGCTGGGGCGGAAATGTCTGGGATGGAATTTTCCAACGCCTATGCTTTATCTCCGGCTTTCTCCTCTGTCACCAAAGGCGCTTACTATCGCTGGGCTACCTTCTACTATGAAGATGGTACAGAAATTGAAGGTGCAGGTTCTCAAAAAGGACGTTCCATTATTGCCAAAGTTCTTTTAACTCAGCCTGTGTACGCCCGTCTCGACAAGGCGACACCAGAAGACCAAGCAATGATGAAGTCTGTGCAGCATAACTTTATGTTGCCTTTCTACCGTATGGGAATCGACCCATTTACCCAACTTTTCCCCGTGACTCTGCGTTTAGAGGGAACTGTGCGCGGTACAGGCGGGATTCGCATTATTGATGATAACTGTGCTACCTCTGTCCCTGGACTTTATGCGGCCGGAGATGCAGCAACCAGAGAATTGATTTGTGGTGGCTTTACTGGTGGTGGTAGCCATAACGCAGCTTGGGCGACATCTTCAGGATATTGGGCTGGGGAAGCCGCAGCTAAATATGCCCAACAACTAGGAAATAAAGCTAATCAGCGCTCTGTGCAAGGAATTGGACAGGCGGCGATCGCTACTGACAAGGCTAGTAAACACAGCTTTAACCCATCGGAAGTAATTCGCAACGTCCAAGCAGAAGTTTTCCCCTATGATCGCAACTTATTCCGTACTGAAAAAGGCTTGACAGCATCTTTGGGACGCTTACACGACCTTTGGCAAGAAATCCGCAATAGCGAAGCAGTATCACAGGAAAATGCTGTCCAAGCCAGAGAAGCAGCCGCAATGGTAGCCACATCTCGATGGATGTACGCCAGCGCCTTAGAACGCAAAGAAACACGCGGAATGCACAAACACCTGGATTATCCCCAACAAGACCCCAATCAATACCATCGCCTGATTAGTGGTGGTCTAGATCAAGTATGGGTGAAAACTCAAAAACTAGAAAACACTAGAGACAGGGAGCTAGTAGCACTGTGA
- a CDS encoding MFS transporter produces the protein MSNQNQHDPFAALRLRSYQLFLTGRVFSLMGYQMQNVAVGWELYERTNSALALGVVGLVQVLPSIVLTLPAGHVADRWDRKRTVLLTQLMLAVGSLGLAFLSYTQGSIYLIYTFLLLIGVAKAFNQPTTDAWLPQLIPMSVFPNAATWNSSAFQLASIVGPAIGGFAIAIQKSATGVYILDAISSLICLALTAIITGRQTVRIAETISFKTLAAGFNFVRQQPAILSSITLDLFAVLLGGAVTLLPIFARDILQVGPEGLGWLRAAPSIGAFIMALLFAYLPPLKQAGKTLLWSVAGFGVVTIIFGLSRSFWLSLLMLGLSGALDNISVIIRHTLVQINTPDHLRGRVSAINSVFISTSNELGGFESGFVAALFGPVFSVVSGGIGTIIVVLVVSWIFPQLRQLKSLQEESDQVKSGSW, from the coding sequence ATGTCCAATCAAAACCAGCACGACCCATTTGCCGCCCTCCGTTTACGTAGCTACCAATTATTTTTAACTGGACGAGTGTTTTCACTGATGGGTTATCAGATGCAAAATGTAGCCGTCGGCTGGGAACTTTACGAACGTACTAACTCAGCATTAGCTTTAGGCGTGGTTGGGCTAGTGCAAGTATTACCGAGTATTGTCTTAACCTTGCCAGCCGGACATGTAGCAGATAGATGGGATCGCAAACGCACAGTTTTACTTACCCAATTAATGCTGGCTGTTGGTTCTTTGGGTTTAGCATTCCTGTCTTATACACAGGGTTCTATATATTTGATTTATACCTTTTTACTATTAATTGGTGTCGCAAAAGCTTTTAATCAACCAACCACAGATGCTTGGCTACCTCAATTAATTCCCATGTCAGTCTTTCCCAATGCAGCAACTTGGAATAGTAGCGCTTTTCAATTAGCGTCTATAGTGGGGCCAGCTATCGGAGGTTTTGCGATCGCTATTCAAAAAAGTGCTACAGGTGTTTATATTCTGGATGCAATTTCCTCTTTAATTTGTCTTGCTTTAACTGCCATAATTACAGGAAGGCAAACTGTAAGAATAGCAGAAACTATTTCCTTCAAAACCTTAGCGGCTGGCTTTAATTTCGTCAGACAGCAACCAGCTATTCTATCATCAATTACTTTAGATTTATTTGCCGTTTTGTTAGGTGGGGCCGTTACCCTCTTACCAATCTTTGCTAGAGATATTTTACAAGTAGGCCCCGAAGGTTTGGGATGGTTGCGTGCAGCACCTTCCATTGGTGCATTTATCATGGCGCTGCTATTTGCTTACTTACCACCACTAAAACAAGCAGGAAAAACTCTACTTTGGTCTGTAGCTGGTTTTGGTGTGGTAACAATCATTTTTGGTTTATCCCGCTCATTCTGGCTATCATTACTCATGCTAGGGCTGAGTGGCGCACTTGATAACATCAGTGTGATTATTCGCCATACTCTTGTGCAAATCAACACTCCAGACCATTTACGAGGTCGGGTATCGGCTATCAATAGCGTTTTTATCAGTACATCTAACGAATTAGGCGGTTTTGAATCTGGTTTTGTCGCGGCTTTATTTGGCCCTGTTTTCTCAGTAGTTAGCGGTGGAATAGGCACTATTATTGTGGTGTTAGTTGTTAGTTGGATATTCCCACAACTGCGTCAATTAAAATCATTACAAGAAGAATCAGATCAGGTAAAAAGTGGTAGTTGGTAA
- a CDS encoding 4Fe-4S dicluster domain-containing protein — protein MIELVSESRCIKCNICVSACPTNVFDKVPDGPPRIARKSDCQTCFMCELYCPANALFVAPQADESVDVDEQALIEAGLLGAYREVLGWNPGGTPAGLREQSGKMFRGLGNFATDAQGRIQPWNNLPNSQSNSAN, from the coding sequence GTGATTGAGCTAGTTAGTGAATCTCGCTGCATCAAATGCAATATTTGCGTTTCTGCTTGCCCTACTAATGTCTTTGACAAAGTACCAGATGGGCCTCCTAGAATTGCCCGCAAAAGCGATTGTCAAACTTGTTTCATGTGTGAACTGTATTGTCCAGCAAATGCGCTGTTTGTCGCTCCTCAAGCAGATGAATCTGTAGACGTGGATGAACAAGCATTAATTGAAGCAGGTTTGTTAGGTGCATATCGAGAAGTTTTAGGTTGGAATCCTGGGGGAACTCCAGCCGGACTAAGAGAACAATCAGGCAAAATGTTTAGAGGTTTGGGTAACTTTGCTACCGATGCTCAAGGGCGAATCCAACCTTGGAATAATCTGCCTAACTCTCAATCAAATTCTGCCAATTAG
- a CDS encoding class II aldolase/adducin family protein gives MVQASPIRPSNPFQQPTFVSIEAERRHRKERLAAAFRVFARLGFAQGLAGHITARDPELTDHFWVNPFGLHFSRIRVSNLILVNRDGEVIQGEGKVSQAAFAIHSQIHEARPDVIAAAHAHSFYGKTWSSLGRLLEPITQDSCAFYQDHALFDDYQGVVLETSEGKRIAEALGDRKAIILRNHGILTVGHSVDEAAWWYIRLEDTCKAQLLAEAVGKPVIINHDIALNLQQHAGTHKAGWGGFQYLWDEITHDQPDLLD, from the coding sequence ATGGTGCAAGCTTCCCCCATACGTCCTAGTAACCCCTTCCAACAACCCACTTTTGTTTCAATTGAAGCAGAACGTCGTCATCGCAAAGAACGTTTAGCAGCAGCATTTAGAGTATTTGCTCGTTTGGGTTTTGCCCAAGGTTTAGCAGGACATATTACAGCTCGTGATCCTGAACTGACGGATCATTTTTGGGTTAACCCTTTTGGCTTGCACTTTAGCCGGATTCGAGTTTCCAACTTGATATTAGTGAACCGTGACGGTGAAGTTATCCAAGGTGAAGGAAAAGTTAGCCAAGCAGCCTTTGCAATTCATTCGCAGATCCACGAAGCTAGACCAGATGTGATTGCGGCGGCTCATGCTCATTCTTTCTATGGAAAAACTTGGTCATCTCTAGGTCGTCTACTCGAGCCAATTACCCAAGACTCCTGTGCATTTTATCAAGACCATGCCTTATTTGACGACTATCAAGGAGTAGTTTTAGAGACTAGTGAAGGTAAACGTATTGCTGAGGCGTTAGGCGATCGCAAAGCCATCATCCTCCGCAATCACGGTATCTTAACCGTAGGACACAGCGTAGATGAAGCCGCGTGGTGGTACATCAGACTAGAAGACACCTGTAAAGCCCAGTTACTAGCAGAAGCAGTAGGCAAACCCGTTATCATTAACCATGATATCGCCCTAAACCTGCAACAACACGCAGGCACACATAAAGCCGGTTGGGGCGGCTTCCAATATCTATGGGATGAAATCACCCACGACCAACCAGATTTATTAGATTAA
- a CDS encoding acyl-CoA dehydrogenase family protein has protein sequence MTPLEQLAPNALTSKEWDSSTSVFERVDALAKDFASRAAIHDKEASFPFENFTALHEAALLSLTIPRELGGQGFGLADTCKVIEGVARGDASTALVLTMHYLQHAHASRHRRWHPELYKRLCRESIEGIALLNAARVEPELGTPARGGLPATFAERTAEGWRLTGHKQYTTGSPILRYFVVWARTIEDEPQVGSFLVPRDLPGLQIVETWDHLGMRATGSHDLILEKVLIPHEYALNLSSVSASQPIDPLISTWGSLTISALYQGVATSARNWLVEYLNERTPSNLGEPLASLPRFQIAIGEIEALLFANRKILYSLAKEIDNNEYESNVGLQAQAVKYLTTKNSIRAVEIGLELTGNPGLMKKNPLERHYRDVLCSRIHTPQNDVICQSLGKLALKVK, from the coding sequence ATGACACCTTTAGAACAGTTAGCGCCAAATGCTTTAACTAGTAAGGAATGGGACAGTAGTACTAGCGTTTTTGAGCGAGTTGATGCTTTGGCTAAAGATTTTGCTTCCCGTGCAGCTATACATGACAAAGAAGCTTCTTTCCCTTTTGAAAATTTTACAGCACTACACGAAGCTGCACTACTTAGCCTGACCATTCCCCGCGAATTAGGGGGTCAAGGTTTTGGGTTAGCTGATACTTGCAAAGTCATTGAAGGAGTAGCCCGTGGCGATGCTTCAACGGCACTAGTTTTGACGATGCACTACCTACAACACGCCCATGCTTCTCGCCATCGTCGCTGGCATCCAGAATTATATAAACGCTTGTGCCGCGAGTCTATAGAAGGTATTGCATTGCTCAATGCTGCGCGTGTGGAACCAGAGTTAGGTACACCAGCTAGAGGCGGCTTACCAGCAACATTTGCAGAACGCACCGCCGAAGGTTGGCGCTTAACAGGACATAAGCAGTACACCACAGGTAGTCCTATACTACGTTACTTTGTGGTTTGGGCAAGAACCATTGAAGACGAACCCCAAGTTGGTAGTTTTTTGGTTCCCCGCGACTTACCAGGGTTGCAAATTGTAGAGACTTGGGATCATCTGGGGATGAGGGCTACAGGTAGCCATGATTTAATTTTGGAAAAAGTCTTAATTCCTCATGAGTATGCTTTAAATCTTAGTTCTGTATCGGCATCTCAACCTATAGACCCATTAATCTCAACTTGGGGTAGTTTAACTATCAGCGCTTTATATCAAGGTGTAGCTACTAGCGCCCGTAACTGGTTGGTGGAATATCTAAATGAGCGCACACCTTCTAATTTAGGTGAACCTTTGGCTAGTTTACCACGCTTTCAAATTGCGATCGGCGAAATAGAAGCCTTACTATTTGCTAACCGCAAAATTCTTTACAGTTTAGCAAAAGAAATTGATAACAATGAGTATGAGTCTAATGTAGGGCTGCAAGCGCAAGCTGTGAAATATCTTACAACTAAAAATTCGATTCGGGCTGTAGAAATTGGTTTAGAACTAACTGGAAATCCTGGTTTAATGAAAAAGAATCCTTTAGAAAGACATTATCGTGATGTTCTGTGTAGCCGTATTCATACACCCCAAAATGATGTGATTTGTCAGTCTTTGGGGAAGTTAGCTTTAAAAGTTAAGTAA
- a CDS encoding class I SAM-dependent methyltransferase, whose amino-acid sequence MTAYSDIENYKRLVVNDFNSRPDYDQKSPFHTALANRLVELVQLEPGQQVLDVATGTGLVAMAAAEIVGSQGRVVGVDIAAGMLEQAQRKINTLGLQNIELIEADADYLNFPNNSFDVILCSSALIYLTDIANSLKQWYLFLKPGGLVAFSCFAETAHTAAIIFRAKVKTYGITIPNPNEPLGTPQKCQNLLSAAGFTNIQIITEQFGSYLHDAEKAWNANARSAFGFQVNQLAPEILAQLKAEYIAEVEAIATNKGIWNDVTTFFVLANKHNT is encoded by the coding sequence ATGACGGCTTATTCGGATATCGAAAATTATAAGCGGCTTGTAGTTAATGATTTCAATTCTCGGCCAGACTATGACCAGAAAAGTCCATTTCACACGGCTTTAGCTAATCGGTTGGTGGAATTGGTTCAATTAGAACCAGGACAGCAAGTGCTTGATGTGGCGACAGGTACGGGTTTAGTGGCGATGGCAGCCGCAGAAATTGTGGGTTCTCAAGGTAGAGTGGTAGGCGTGGATATTGCCGCAGGGATGCTAGAACAAGCACAGCGCAAGATTAATACTCTTGGTTTACAAAATATCGAACTTATAGAAGCCGACGCTGATTATCTTAATTTCCCTAACAACAGTTTTGATGTCATCTTATGCTCTAGCGCCCTGATATATTTAACAGATATTGCCAATAGCCTAAAACAGTGGTATCTGTTTCTCAAACCAGGTGGCTTAGTTGCTTTCTCATGCTTTGCCGAAACTGCTCACACAGCAGCTATTATATTTAGAGCCAAAGTAAAAACCTACGGTATCACCATTCCTAATCCCAATGAACCATTAGGAACTCCGCAAAAGTGCCAGAATTTGCTAAGTGCGGCAGGATTTACAAACATTCAAATTATAACCGAGCAGTTTGGTTCATATTTGCACGATGCGGAAAAAGCTTGGAATGCAAATGCTAGAAGCGCTTTTGGTTTTCAGGTAAACCAACTTGCCCCAGAGATATTAGCACAACTTAAAGCAGAGTATATTGCAGAAGTAGAGGCGATCGCTACAAACAAAGGTATTTGGAATGATGTGACAACATTCTTTGTATTAGCTAATAAACATAATACATAA
- a CDS encoding LLM class flavin-dependent oxidoreductase, producing the protein MPVEFIGLIRTKPASELNSPAGSLGDDIIDPAYVREFAKAHEDGDFDRVLIGYSSSSPDGLTVASFAAAATERLGFLIAHRPGFVAPTLAARKAATLDHFTNGRIAIHIITGGSDADQQKDGDWLDHDNRYRRTDEYLEIVRRVWTSDTPFDYEGEFYRIKDAFSAVKPLQKPHIPIYFGGASGPAVTVGAKHSNVYALWGEPIAAVKERIAQVKAALPPGRSIRFSVSLRPILGKTEQEAWEKAHNILAKIQELRGGVKVAPPAKPQAIGSQRLLDFAAKSEVYDKRLWTPIAAATGAAGNTTALVGTPEQVAEALVDYYDAGVTTLLIRGFDPLQDAIDYGREVIPLVRAEVARRERQAVAVS; encoded by the coding sequence GTGCCAGTCGAGTTTATTGGATTGATTCGGACAAAGCCTGCTTCAGAGTTGAATAGCCCTGCTGGTAGCTTAGGTGATGATATTATTGACCCAGCTTATGTGCGTGAGTTTGCCAAAGCGCATGAAGATGGCGACTTTGACAGAGTATTAATTGGTTATAGTTCTAGTAGCCCTGATGGTTTGACAGTTGCTAGTTTTGCGGCTGCGGCTACAGAGCGATTAGGTTTTTTGATTGCCCATAGACCAGGGTTTGTGGCTCCCACTCTCGCAGCACGTAAGGCCGCAACCCTAGACCACTTTACTAACGGTCGTATTGCCATACATATCATCACTGGTGGTAGTGACGCTGATCAACAAAAAGACGGCGATTGGTTAGACCACGATAACCGCTACCGCCGTACTGATGAGTATTTAGAAATCGTCCGTCGTGTCTGGACAAGCGATACACCATTTGATTACGAAGGCGAATTTTACCGCATCAAAGATGCTTTTTCTGCCGTCAAACCTCTACAAAAACCCCACATTCCGATTTACTTTGGTGGTGCATCCGGCCCAGCAGTGACTGTAGGAGCCAAGCACAGTAATGTTTATGCTCTCTGGGGTGAACCAATTGCGGCCGTTAAAGAACGCATAGCCCAAGTCAAAGCCGCCTTACCTCCTGGTCGTTCTATTCGCTTCAGTGTTTCTCTTAGACCTATTCTTGGTAAAACCGAACAAGAGGCGTGGGAAAAAGCACACAACATCTTAGCAAAGATTCAAGAATTGCGGGGAGGGGTGAAAGTAGCTCCCCCAGCTAAACCGCAGGCTATAGGTTCACAACGGTTACTAGATTTCGCAGCAAAAAGTGAGGTCTATGATAAGCGCTTGTGGACACCGATAGCCGCCGCTACAGGTGCAGCAGGTAACACAACTGCTTTAGTTGGTACACCAGAACAAGTTGCCGAAGCTTTGGTTGATTACTATGACGCAGGTGTAACTACCCTCTTAATTCGGGGCTTTGATCCTTTACAAGATGCAATTGATTATGGACGTGAGGTGATTCCTCTGGTACGTGCAGAGGTCGCACGACGAGAAAGGCAAGCTGTAGCAGTTAGTTAG
- a CDS encoding zinc metalloprotease HtpX, which produces MSLQSGLDAFQAGRYQEAVQLLEQFCRNCADQNSSDYLSAQMWLMKAYQGAGEPEKAAIMCQKLMMSQNPEVRSWAEKASQTLPQNLQSQSSAIQKAGRAATAGVKLAMGGVGGSLVLASGVTMTLLFGMVLALGLSLVFILGSDDPLQGLAIAIGITLVFNILAFFLSPFLMDLTQNWLYQTRWVELAEVESHSPETARVIRQVCQQKNLKVPRLGIINDQNPTAFTYGSLPNSARLVVSQGLFTYLDDDEVATVYAHELGHIVHWDFAVMTIASTLVQICYLIYSTARRLGRGGGDSKIKDAMQTAALVAYIFYLVGTYLVLYLSRTREYFADHFAAETTGNPNGLSRALVKIAYGILEEGSRSQEPSRLIEGTRALGIYDPKAAASTGTAYRIASDTQKIGRVFLWDMFNPWGWWMELNSTHPLTGKRVRALSTYAEQLGLPTEFDMGRVIGEGKTLSKSKLYGNFFLDVVLYGAETIGLLAGLVIATILWTSNSPWVFAAPFIGIGIGIIIKAFVMFPDYKQAPETDVLTLMSDPYASPLRGQPAKLEGMLIGRGDAGYQFGSDLKIQDRSGMLYLHYASRFGPIGNFLFGMKRVQSLLGQDVGAVGWFRRGVAPWMDLIQLQSENGTIVNSYHRFWSFVLGGGLIVVGIALSVLFSS; this is translated from the coding sequence ATGTCATTGCAATCTGGATTGGATGCCTTTCAAGCAGGGCGTTATCAAGAAGCAGTTCAACTACTAGAACAGTTCTGCCGCAATTGTGCTGATCAAAATTCCTCAGATTACCTATCTGCACAAATGTGGCTGATGAAAGCGTATCAAGGTGCAGGCGAACCAGAAAAAGCTGCGATTATGTGTCAAAAGCTAATGATGAGCCAAAACCCCGAAGTACGTAGTTGGGCAGAAAAAGCTAGCCAAACCTTACCGCAAAATCTCCAAAGCCAGTCTAGCGCCATCCAAAAAGCGGGGCGTGCAGCTACGGCTGGTGTGAAATTAGCGATGGGGGGTGTTGGTGGTAGCTTGGTATTAGCCTCCGGTGTTACCATGACCTTGCTATTTGGCATGGTGTTGGCTTTAGGTTTGAGCTTAGTATTTATATTAGGTAGCGACGATCCACTACAAGGATTGGCGATCGCAATTGGTATTACCCTAGTTTTTAATATCCTCGCCTTTTTCTTGTCTCCCTTCCTCATGGACTTAACCCAAAACTGGCTGTACCAAACTCGTTGGGTAGAGTTAGCAGAGGTGGAAAGTCATAGTCCGGAGACAGCTAGAGTTATTCGTCAAGTTTGTCAGCAAAAAAACCTTAAAGTTCCCCGCCTGGGCATTATTAACGACCAAAACCCCACGGCTTTTACTTACGGTTCCTTGCCTAATAGCGCCCGTTTAGTCGTCAGCCAAGGGCTTTTCACCTACCTGGATGACGATGAAGTTGCTACCGTCTACGCTCACGAACTAGGACATATCGTCCATTGGGACTTTGCCGTCATGACGATAGCCTCAACCCTAGTGCAAATTTGCTACTTGATATACAGCACAGCCAGAAGACTGGGACGTGGCGGCGGCGATAGCAAAATCAAAGATGCAATGCAAACAGCCGCCTTGGTGGCATACATATTCTACTTGGTCGGTACTTACCTAGTGCTGTATCTCTCCCGTACTAGAGAATACTTTGCTGACCACTTCGCCGCAGAAACCACAGGCAACCCCAACGGCTTATCCCGCGCCTTAGTCAAAATTGCTTACGGGATACTAGAAGAAGGTTCACGTTCACAGGAACCCAGCCGCTTAATTGAAGGAACACGAGCTTTAGGTATCTATGACCCCAAAGCCGCCGCATCAACTGGTACAGCCTACCGCATAGCCTCAGATACCCAAAAAATTGGTCGCGTCTTTTTGTGGGATATGTTTAACCCCTGGGGTTGGTGGATGGAGTTAAATTCTACTCACCCCCTAACTGGTAAACGAGTCCGCGCCCTCAGCACCTACGCCGAACAGCTAGGTTTACCAACTGAGTTTGATATGGGGCGAGTCATCGGTGAAGGCAAAACCTTGAGTAAGAGTAAGCTTTACGGTAACTTCTTCCTAGATGTGGTGTTGTATGGTGCGGAAACCATCGGTTTATTAGCAGGCTTGGTTATTGCTACCATTCTTTGGACAAGCAACTCACCTTGGGTTTTTGCTGCGCCATTCATCGGTATAGGCATAGGAATTATCATCAAAGCCTTTGTGATGTTCCCCGACTATAAACAAGCGCCAGAAACCGACGTTCTCACCCTCATGTCAGACCCTTACGCCAGCCCATTACGCGGGCAACCCGCCAAGCTGGAAGGTATGTTAATTGGTCGTGGTGATGCAGGTTATCAGTTTGGTTCTGATTTGAAAATTCAAGACCGCAGTGGAATGCTGTATTTACACTACGCCTCCCGCTTTGGCCCCATTGGTAATTTCTTATTTGGGATGAAGCGAGTACAAAGCTTGCTTGGTCAAGATGTCGGGGCTGTAGGCTGGTTCCGTCGCGGCGTTGCGCCTTGGATGGACTTAATTCAACTCCAAAGTGAGAACGGTACTATCGTCAATAGTTACCATCGTTTCTGGTCATTTGTTCTTGGCGGTGGATTAATTGTTGTAGGAATTGCCTTGAGTGTGCTTTTTAGCAGTTAA
- a CDS encoding DUF2808 domain-containing protein, with the protein MKYVRKFLGTLLIVSTGISSLPHIANAVTLSNGEVAFAQPPRLVSASTPYTDTNFPNPTYYFTLEVPAAAGEPLQQVTFTQRSGTENIEFAPNETIAFVGTRHRQGQSLAVKTVRSDAQRQTVTVTFDSPIPPGQTVTIGLRPHRNPFYDGVYLFDVTAFPSGRQTAGQSLGVGRLQFYSDTTTES; encoded by the coding sequence ATGAAATACGTGCGTAAATTCTTAGGTACACTTTTAATAGTTAGTACCGGAATTTCGTCATTGCCGCATATAGCAAATGCAGTGACTCTTAGTAATGGTGAGGTTGCTTTTGCTCAACCACCACGTCTGGTTAGTGCTTCCACCCCATACACTGATACCAACTTCCCTAATCCCACATACTATTTCACTCTGGAAGTACCAGCCGCAGCCGGAGAACCTTTACAACAAGTAACCTTTACCCAGAGGAGTGGAACGGAAAATATTGAGTTTGCACCAAACGAAACCATTGCTTTTGTCGGTACTCGCCACCGTCAAGGACAAAGTTTAGCAGTGAAAACAGTCAGAAGTGACGCACAAAGACAAACTGTAACTGTCACCTTTGATTCTCCCATACCACCTGGGCAAACTGTGACAATTGGCCTCAGACCCCATCGCAATCCATTCTATGATGGGGTATATTTATTTGATGTAACAGCTTTTCCTTCGGGAAGACAAACCGCCGGGCAGTCACTCGGCGTTGGTCGCTTACAGTTCTATTCAGACACGACCACAGAAAGCTAA